Genomic segment of Triticum aestivum cultivar Chinese Spring chromosome 6A, IWGSC CS RefSeq v2.1, whole genome shotgun sequence:
tagtaagtagttaataaaactagtttatttagtgttaggattatatataagatattttcaaatgtttttatttcatattttgaaccattgaaatgcaatgaccatcgataagtggcctatgttttgccggagtgttgattaatttctgttccggcaaatttcaagcgctcgatatgtccttttttagcaaaggtcatgccggattttttgggttttgccatcgagttataatctttgaattttgaacacaggagatgtctgatgacgatgggatcccAGAGTGTGTGTACTGCTACGATGACCGAGGTGTGTGAgacaggtttcctcacctgcaaaacgataggtttttcaccgtgaagctggaacagaccttcgatgtttgtacggtacgcaacgacaagcatttcatcgtaattaatatcatcacttgtgcttcttttgttcaacgtgtaatttatggattttttcaattcgattagtacatcccgtgccatgctagaccatatgtattggagaagcttggttttggtttagatgactttgagaatgtggagacgaggagggctcacttaagaactaaacatggttatgagtttctggttaagtTCTACAATGCGATCGATCACTTCCATTttggttgctctaattgggaagctctctgcaagtcatatggatttgaggagggaatgcaaataagatttgatattcgtcccgaagattatgatgatgatgataatatcgacatctgggtggatgtggatatgcctccagttttgcctagATGTGAGTTTGCCAAACTAATTTGTcaagttcagtaatttatgttgttaatttaaaacTATTTGGTGTTCGtccgtactaaacttatttatttataattttcagcttatttcttatcttcaagaaatactcggaaggtagtagacaacacatactacagctatgactccaagcttaattgtgaggagaaaggttatcttatctcattcatagaagatgttgaggccttcaaaaacagtcactctatcagcccaaattatactagatacgtgccactagtccatacattgcttgatgataacttcattgccaaaaacttggtaagattttgttaatgatggtaacttcattgcatacattattcttaagtaaaccattgctaactatatatgttactatttgatttttgaacagaggctcccgaagcaggttgtgcctgatatgctatttaccgaaggtgatatgcatatggtagcttacgaccaactccttcggaggcttaccatactgcatactcgatttcttcaaatgatgaaaggctcaaaatcaaagaatggagcaaagtgatgaatgcgcacacgcaaataattggagacaaaatgaatgcgcgcaagccacaagttggagataggtttatgtccattctccattatggtgaaggaccggtttatctgttttatggtattttagctaggagagaggagtaggttagcttatatatgactacaatgtcttagacttgatggtgatgctgagtaggagtagtgattataattactatgatgatgatgaggaggagttgttattataactagtgacaaAGTTGTTATATGACAttggacgaaaatgatgattatgaggagttatgtgacaatgatgtattattatgataagttgttaatgatattatgatgatgataatacgttattatgtcattgggtgaaagaaccgccgattagtttcaaatggatggatccaaagtgaccattggttactttggatccatgcacttgaaactaatccaaggtcctttcacctagtgatttaataactcattatgatataAAAACAATCTATAAATTGCTAatgtatgaaaaattgtatataggtatatgaatacgacctaaaattcaAGAGAAATGGAATAGGGAATGATAATAGTAACGATTGTTTtcgaaagcgctactagtaattagcagtagcgcttgactagacaagcgctactactaagtagatatagcagtagcgagtgcctgtaggcgctactgctaagcattagctgtagcgccttatcagtagcgcgcctacccgcgctactgataggccaaaaaccggcgctactgctaagcttttccctagtagtgtgatacGGAAGGAGTACATTACATCCATATATACATGtatatttttttttgaatattttaaaaCTGAAAAGTTTGGCTTTTGTTTTCCTTTAAAAAATGCGGCCTCCAAAACACCCTacctattatatatatatatatatatatatatatatatatatatatatatatatatatatatatatatatatatatatatactagcaaaagggcccgtgcgttgcaacgggagaaaaaaattcataatttcaaatggtcatgatcacatttcgttgcatcaccgagatacaatatctctctcaatttctcgaaatcatgaacattttgaaattatgaacaatttgttaaactcatgcacatatttgaaatcgcaaacaacatactattacaaatttctgaacattttctacaatcaagaacattttttcaatttatgaatattttttgctatttacaaacattttttaaaaattgtgaacatttttaagcaattttcctgaactggcaaacattctataatcgatgaaaatatttagaaattgggtggaatagttattgaatttgacgaactttttttgatttagcgaacatttttggaaatgcccGTGCCTTGCAACGGAAAAAAACTATCAAGTTATACATGTGTGGTAGATATAAAAAAGTATGAATCAAATTCACAAAGTATATACAAATCATGTCATGATGCGATAAGACACTTTTAAAATGTAATTTCAAAAATGAACAATATGATGCTCATCAAGACTTGATTTTTTAAGGCGTCACAACAAAATATTTTGTGGCTGAGCAAACTGCATTGACGGACCCTGCCTGAGCTATACTGATAAATAAAGTGTCTCGTCTGGACTTAGCGTAGCGGTGTTTACCATAACCACTATTGTGATATGAAAATAAGCATAACTGTGTATGGAAGCAAAATAGACATTTAGTCATTTTAATATAGCTTACAAAAACAAACCCTTAGAAAGTTATGTCAATTTTGTTGGGTTCAGCGTTGTACAAAACACGGAAACCCTTTTTTACCCAACGCGaaggactaaataaaatcataaaacgagctatatagatctcctaataaaacctttatggaacctacaattagttttgttcattatttacggatgtgttttaatttttgtgaacattttctaaaagctgatggacatgatttttaaattcctgaatatgctttgaatattggctcatttaaaaaaatcatgaacattttttatttcatgaaatcattagaaatcgtgatttgtttataatttgtgagcaattttttaagtcgtgaacattttttgatttttagaatattttttaaattcacaaacagttTACCATTTTCCTACTTTTTTAAGAACTCGCAATTGTTTGATATTTTGGAAATCCGAAATTAATTTTGAGATAAAaaaccaaaacagaaataaaaaataaaaagaaataaaaaatagggggcgccatcaatccgaaatttatttttagggaaaaaacaaaatagaaataaaaaaagatatagaaaacagggggcgccacgacccgcacatgggctggcccattactgcgcttggtaaaaagaaagagaaaaagcgtGAGAACCAGGGATCGAACCCTGGTCTCCTGTGTGGAGCATCGTTGCCTCAGCCATCGCACTGTTCATGCATTGGTGCTATTATATCGTATCCACCTTTAATAACAGAACCCTGGAGCGATATTAGAAATTAAAAACGAATCGTTTTtgccacttacgggtggcattggtgggtaattattgCCAACTTCGAGGGCACTTTTAATGACGAACGACcagaagcactccgtgctttattagtatatatatatatatatatatatatatatatatatatatatatacctttcaTTTTTTGGGGGTTTTGTACAACTCTCTTCATTGGTTCACAAGCCAAAACGCACACacatccttctctctctctctctctgccccccTCCCCCAAATCATCGCTTGCGTCTACGATTTCGGCTAACGCTGGTCGTTTCCCTCTCCGTTCTCCACTAGCAGGACATCGCACCGGTCTCCATCAAAATTTTTGGGGCATTGTCTCTTCGCTGCTCCGCCCCTGCACGTGTCGCCATCGCTAACCTAGCCTTCGGCTCAGGCTTGTCGACGTGACCACGTCATGCCGCCCTTGGTCCTGTCTTTGCCCTTGCGAGTATCAAGACCCTAGCATGGATTCTCTGAAGCAATCAACACCTGAAAGCAAGTTCAGTTAAGTTCAATGTGTGTAAAGTATCAACGCCCTTCGTTACTCTGTGCCACTTCGCAAGTGAAGATTAACGAGACGACGTCGGTCTCCCATGGGACAACCGAGAAGCTCCTAAATGTCTTTGTTTACTTTCCGACAAAGGGCTACATTAGCCAACTGCCCCTATTTGCTTTTGGACTTAATGTAATACATAAGTTAAATTTTAAATTGTTTTATGTTCGTTCATGTATAAATTTAAGTTCAAAAGACGGACAAAGTTTGAATGTGTCGGACACGTTGGGCGTACACAAATCCCACAACCAAAATCGGACATGGTCGTCCGCTCGCGTGACCCAAACAAACAAAATCCGGACATATAATACGTCCGTTCTGGGGTGAGTTGGCCTTAACTCATGCAGCTCGTTCTGGGAAGCTAGAAAAAAAAAATCCGAGGGTGCTATACCGCCATGGCAAAGTTGTAGACCAGACTAGCCTTTTTTTTTGTTGAGGATCAACCAGACTAGTCAGTCCAAGACCAAGATCcaggtttttttttttgagaatctcacaaagctttattactgaatcataatgttcataggtacaaaaagaagatcgccgggttGTCCTAGCCAAGTGTGTCGGCCAAACCCTAAAGATAACGCATGCTTTGCGAGATTATGGGCCTCCGTATTGGAGGTCCTATACTCATGAGTAAACGAACATGAAATAAAGGTAGTTGCTCTAGTCTTGATTTCCTCGACAATGGTTCCAAATTCTGCTGAGCTTCCCTGTCTGATTGCATCTACCACCACCTTGCAATCGGAGGCAACAAGTAAATGGTTGATATAGAGATGTTTTGAAAGTGCTAAAAAAAAGCCCAAGATCCAGGTGAGCAGAGCCCAGCAGTAGTAGTTCATCGCCAAAAAAAGCCCAGAAGTAGCGTAGTGTGGCCCAGCCCGCGTATCTCTTCACTAGCAATGTTGCCTTcagcccctcaaaaaaaaaagcaaCACTGCCTTCTCCACCTTCCCCGCagtattccctcaaaaaaaagaagaaaaagaagaagaagcacaCCTTCCCCTCAGCACGGGTCAGTGTTCAGTAGAGAGAACAGCTTGCCAGTGCCAGCATGCCAATGGCGGTGCAGGTGTGCCACTTAACAACGCGCGTGCATTTTCGATTCTAGATTCAGGTCAgctttttttttagaacgaaggctcgcgaagaatccggctttgaattaacaaagccatcaaccggccaggagttACAACAGACAACCCAACTTACAACGGTCAGAACGATACAACGGGGAACACTGGAAAGCCTACTCACTACAACCTCCGCAAGCTGCAAATGAATTGCAGCTAGCACAGGCCAATCACTCCATACTAGGATCACATGTAGCAGAAAACGAAGCAGCACAGCATGACATAGCCGACCTTCGAGGATGTACCGTGCTCCAGGAACACCTAGAGAAGACGGGAACCAACATCTTCCGTCTCAATCACCGAAAAGGGACCCTTCCCCCTCGCCATGGCACGTAGGCACCGCATCATCAGGATTTCGAGAAGCTCACCCTAGAGCTGGAAGAATGTCGCCCTCGCATCACAAGGTGGACGTAGGATGACCACATCGATTTGGGATATGCCGCGCCGGCTGCTCCGCCACAGTCCTTGCCCAACTAGTTGGAGACGATCCAGGTCAGCTGAACCTGCAATTTAGCTGCCAGTTCAACCACGCACAAACAAGTACGAGGAAACTAGTAACTCTGGAATCAGAGCAATGTGTACGGAGTGCAATACTATGCCTCACCATCCTTTTTTTGATAGAGTTTTTGTGACCACGTGGACGCCTCCTCGTGGTCGGCAATGTTTGCACACGTGGTACTGGTGATATGCCATGCGTATATTCAGATCGTCAATATCCATCGGCATTTCTCAAGAAGCCAAATTTGCTGATCTTGTCTGTATAATGTATATGCATGATGTATCCCCACCCCACATAGCACATATATATCCACGCAGCGATGCATCTATCGCTATTGCTACATCTGCATATTTGGCACGAGACAAAAAGAGAGAGTATGCAGTCAAAGAAGCAGTTGGCTCGTCTGCATGTGCTGCCAGAGATCATCAGATATGCATATGTTCAGATCAGTGTATACAAAACGGCCAGCCTGTGCGTCCGGGATCGCCCGAAGGAGCCTAGGGTTTCCGATGTTTGGCGTGTCTGCTCTTTTCCTCGGCAGCCAGATCGCCACACTGTCTCGTACTGAAACATCTCCTTTCGGGTAGGGGATCGCTGCCTGTGGCTCTCCCTTCTTCCTGCGAGAACCACAAAGGGCGGAGGATAGCAACCGGTGGTTGGTGCCGATGTTTCCCCGTGTTGGTCGAACCGAGCAGTACATTTCGGCCATTTACTCCGGTGACTGACTGTGGTGGTGGCCGCGGTTGGGGCAATGCGACTGCACATTCATGCCGCTCCGGCGCAAGGAGGGGCCCTGGACGCCGACGGGCCGGCGAGGTGGCGCGCCAGACGGCCGAGCTGGACTGCGCACGCGGCGGGGACGGCGACATGCCACCGGTTGTCGACGCCGATGGCAATATGGCATGCGCGGCGCGCGCTGCCGATGGCAATATGGCATGCGCGGCGCGCGCTGCCGATGGCACGCGACCGCTGGGCTTGCCGATACGCACAGCGCCCCTGGCCGGCATTGATTGGGCTCGCACGCGACACGTACGCCCCGTCCTGCCGTTGCCGCATctcgcgcatgcatgcatgcagaagaCTGGATGGTCAGGATGAGCGAGCGGGGGGGCGGCCGTGGCAGGCCATAACTCCAGGCCAGCGGCGGGGCAGGACTGCGGCCGCGCGTGCAGGGATTGAATTAAACCGGGGTGGCATGTCAGGGCGGAAAGCGCCGAAGCGGCGGGTTCAGACAGATCCGGTGAGTGACTGTCCGTCCGTCACCGCGGCGCGCAGAGATGAATTGATGGAGCAGGGCTGGGTGGTAGGTAGGGCACTCACTGATGCACCGGGCGAGCGAGGGCGAGccaactctctctctctttttcctcgTCTCATTAACTCGTAGGACGACGGAGCAGGGATGGCGAGAACATTATCGAGTCGTCCCAGAAACAGAAACGGAAACGGAGGGACTTGTGTACACGATACTGGCAGTCTGGTACTACTGATCATCACGCCAATTGAGCGTGCGGTACGTAACGGCTAACGAGTGTAAACAGACAGGGCAAGCGACCGAAGCAACCAAGCCACCTCGTGCGTGCCGCAGCGCACAAGCACGAGCATGGTAGATGGGGCAGAGCACGGCGGCGAACCGGCGACGGAATCAGTGCTCCAATGCAAAACCCTAGCTACCATCGCCCGTCGGGACCTCACGTCTTCTTCTCAGTCTTAGACTTGTCTAGATACAGAGGTATCTAGacctagatacatccgtatctagacaaattcaagacaagtaattcggaagaGTAAAACGTTTGGTGCGTGGGATCACGTAGGGGCGAGGTGGGGAGAGGGGAAGTAAAAGGGAGAAGCATACATCAATGCAATGCAAcgtggagagagagagatgagatgagCTCACTGGATGCATGCAGCAATGACTAGTTTTACGTACAGAGCACGGGTCGATCGTTGGTAGAGTATTAGCTAGTGCTACCACCTAGTGGTGGCTACTGGAGTGTGTGGACTTTTCTGTGTACGAGCCAACGTGTGTGTACGAATGTGCACCAGACGAGCTGCCGGGCTGGGTTGGGTTGGCTAGGCTAATGCTTGAGCACGTCGGGGATGTCGACGGGGTAGCGGTGGACGCAGGCGGCCCAGGGCCCGTCGGCGCCGCCGGGCGCGGCCGGCGGGCGGATGCACTCCCAGGCGGCGCTGTTGCACTTGAACCCGGAACCGAAGCCGATCATCCACACGCGGTCGCCCCTGCGCATGCGCCCCTTGGCCTCCACGTAGGCCAGCTCGTACCACAGCGAGCTGCTGGACGTGTTGCCGAACCGGTGCAGCGTCATCCGCGACGCCTCCACCTGCTCGTCCGACAGCGTCAGGCTGCGCTGCAGCTCGTCGATCACCGCTCGCCCGCCCGCGTGGATGCAGAAGTGCTCGAATGCCGTGCGGAAGTCCGGGATGTACGGCTTGATCCCGCGGCTCACCACCTTGCGCGCGATGAAGGACAGCGCGAACAGCAGCTGCTCCGACGCCGGGAGCACCAGGGGCCCCATGGCCGTGATGTTCGCCTTCAGCGCGTCGCCGGCCACGCTCATCAGGTCCTTGGACAGGTTGATGCCCACGTTGCCCCGGTCGTCCTCCTCCTGGTACACGCAGCGGTACGCGCCGTCCTGGGCGCCCGTCAGCGTCCGCACCACGCGCGCCAGCCGGAACCGCGCGTTGGCGCCGTTGGTGGAGAGCAGCACGGCGGCGCCGCCCATGCGGAAGAGGCAGTTGGGCAGGAGCATGGCGCGCTCCTTGCCCATGTAGTAGTTGGGCGTGATGGTCTCCGTCGACACCACCAGCGCGTTCGAGCCCCTGGGCGCGACCTGGAGCAGGTTCCTCGCGAGCCCCACGGAGATGAGCCCGGCGCTGCAGCCCATCCCAGCGAGGTGCACGTTGCGGACGTCCTTGCGGAGGTTGTAGCGGTTAACGATCATGTCGGCGAAGGACGGCGTCGGGGCGAAGAGGCTGCAGTTGACGACGAGGATGTCGATGTCCTCCGGGGCGACCTTGGTCTTGGCGAGCAGGTCGTcgatggcggagaagacgatgAGCTCGACCTCGGCGCGGGAGGACTCGAGGTCGCGGGACGGCGGGATGTAGTGCTGCGCGTAGGGGAGGCAggtctcctccccgagccccgagcgctcgagCAGGCGCGACATGAACCGGACGCT
This window contains:
- the LOC123128295 gene encoding 3-ketoacyl-CoA synthase 5, with product MSSSAKLKRLYQLAVSNIVAIAAVPFAASALLKAAELGPEELLARLRALRPVHMFLAAFVPAAAAAIYLKLRPRAVYMVDYACFRTSPSCRVPFAAFQEHARVWPGFDERSVRFMSRLLERSGLGEETCLPYAQHYIPPSRDLESSRAEVELIVFSAIDDLLAKTKVAPEDIDILVVNCSLFAPTPSFADMIVNRYNLRKDVRNVHLAGMGCSAGLISVGLARNLLQVAPRGSNALVVSTETITPNYYMGKERAMLLPNCLFRMGGAAVLLSTNGANARFRLARVVRTLTGAQDGAYRCVYQEEDDRGNVGINLSKDLMSVAGDALKANITAMGPLVLPASEQLLFALSFIARKVVSRGIKPYIPDFRTAFEHFCIHAGGRAVIDELQRSLTLSDEQVEASRMTLHRFGNTSSSSLWYELAYVEAKGRMRRGDRVWMIGFGSGFKCNSAAWECIRPPAAPGGADGPWAACVHRYPVDIPDVLKH